The Notolabrus celidotus isolate fNotCel1 chromosome 23, fNotCel1.pri, whole genome shotgun sequence region ttttccatgaaaacagtcaaataaatgctgtttctaaagtgagatgTTAATCACCCGgtctgacaccgaccccctcacagcggtttcaagcattaaaatcgtcaacagagcaggcatcagtgttgttgctgatggtcttgtttactcttAAAGGTCATGatgaggcatcagtatcagtttcagtctgtttctcagccagttcaaaactcctcacagtgcctttaatgtCATAATGTGACAGGATGTAATTGCAggtattttcaaagtaaaatgttCATGATTACGTTTAATTTCCACAACAGGTATGGAACCTTTTTTATTGGAGTGAACTCTTTTGGAAGTTTTGTGCATTTACAAATGGACAGAAACTACAATTGTACCACTCATGAGCTCAGCTTagaaattaagttaaaataaagttcCTGGTTAATGTGTTGAGAGTTGCAAAGTAAGCAAAAATGGATTCATTAtaaaaattgtttttattataaaaaagTGAGAAACTGTTACATTATGACAACAAACTGAAACCAAAGAAAACTAGAAGTATTGCCTTTATATTGAAAGCACTTGCTAAatgtagcatgctaacattagcaccaAGCAAAAGATGTAGTTAAGGTTGATGAGTGTCACTTGTTTGAAAAAGTACTTcaagataaacaaaaactttGGCCGTTGAAATGTTACACCACGTAACAAGCGGCTTGGCACAtgactctctgtgtgtgttttattatagAACTGAAATAAATCCTTCAGTTTGTAACTGCAGCATCAACAACACTGGAGGGAAACCGTGAGTTAGCATTCACAAATATCATGTAAACGTCAGTTTTCCTCATGAGAGGGAGAATCTATCAGTAGAAGACTACTTTGTTCGTTAGCAAGACAGCAAAAATATGAGGATGTAGCAAACGCACCGTATTCTTTAACACAGAAGTTTCACACTTCTTTCACTTTCATGTCATACTGTTTTCTCAAACACGAACAGCACACTAAAATCCTGAGGCCTGTTGCAACAGCTCTGCTTAAGTTGAGTCCTAAGGTAGGGTGTAAAGTCATCACTAAACATTCCTTGAAAAGAGTtggtttgtaacttaagttgtgtcattatTTGGTTTTACCACGGCGACGTCAGGTTAGACCATAACGTCCACACTCATCTAAATATTgccgcagatatgacgtttttACTTGGTTTGGCCAATCAGTGAACATCGACAAAGGTATGAAAGCTGGTCAAAAAATCACATTCCATGGAGAAGGTGACCAGGAACCAGGATTGGAGCCTGGAGATGTAATCATTGTGCTGGGCCAGGAAGAGAACACTGTTTTCCAGAGACAAGAGGATCATTTGTTAATGAAGATGAAGATCAAACTCGCTGAGGCTCTGTGTGTATCAAGAAGACTGTTTTAACATTAGACGACAGAGCGCTCATCATCAACTCATCACCAGGTGAAGTAATCAAGCATGGTGACATCAAATGTGTTCAGAGTGAGGGCATGCCGGTTTACACGGAGTCTTATGAAAAGGGACAGCTGATCATCAACTTCCAGGTGGACTTCCCAGAGAAACATTGGTTCCCAGAACATCTCATGTTCCAGCTGGAAAGACTGCTCCCTCCCAGGGACGATGTGATGATCACTGATGACATGAGGAGGTAGAACTCATTGAGGTGGATGAGCAGTCACAACAGAAAAGCTACAGCAGGGAATCttatgaggaggaggaagaaagtcCCAGAGGCAGAGTACAATGTCAGACACAGTAATTTTGTACAATTATCCTCATTGCctctaaacaagctaacagctaatcaTATCTGCCGGAACTCCCGTTAatcaacaaacagcaacataaaggtaaaatatgacaaagcatgTTGATATAGTGATCATTAATCTGTtgtgtaaaataacaacagtgacatctagtggtgaaatTGTCAACTACAACACTGTACTTTAATATAACTGTTCTCTCATGGTGTGCAGATGTACGGTGATTATCTCTGCTCGTGGGAAACAAAAGTTAAGATCAGAGTCATCATACGTTTATTATCCATGTGATCTAACACAGAGAGCGTGTTGTTGAACTCTcggcttctcctcatccttcaaatgaCCTCGTCTTTGAAAACAGAGCCCCATGACAACCGGTCTgttacggaggactttacaccgaCTCGGAGCTAGGTGTAAAATTTAAGATATGACTTATGctaacgttggaactatctcagctgctGCAACGCCGAAAACATTAGTAGAGAGTAAACGCCATCCTGAATTAGAAATTATGTTCAAACTAGGCGATGTTTGAAcgtacgcacagctggtgctgAATCCCATCCACAGGCCACTACGAAGTCATGAAGCACTGAGCAAGCTAACAAGCTATCGTCAGCTGTGGACAGTGGAGATGTATATTTACTTTTACTGTGCTGTATTTCCTTTGCCATTCAAGGACCTGTAGCGTTTAGCccttctgcattagcttcattttcAAGTTGTCCTCTAAAGAACCAAGCTGCCATCATAGCTAAAAGGAAGGCATTATGGGGCGTGTTTGTCGACCCAAAAGTAGTGCACCAAAGACCAGCAGAAAGCTCAAATGAAGACAGAGTGCATGATCAACATCTGCTTGTGATGTTTGTAAATTCCTCTCAGTGTTGAGGAGTATTCCTTCAACAGCCGTCGCTGGGGGAGTTTGGCCTCTGAGGCTCTGAATCAGCTGAAATATCATCTTCAACCCGATGAAGGTCCTGGATTTTTCTCTTGAGGCTTTCAACTTCTTCTCTGAGAAGACCATTCTCTACCGTCAAGTCATCATTTTGTTGTTGCAGAGGATCAACTTGGTCCCGAAGGTTGTTGTTTCCGTTCCCCAGACGCTGTGTGAGTGGCCTTCCTGGTGCATCAATCTCATCTGGGAGAGAAAAGTAGTACACGTCTTCAGTTTTGTGTGGCATAGCTGAAAGTATGAGTGAAACTAGAGCGTTGGAACTCCATGAAAGAATAGACATCATCAGTCCCCCATAGATCATCTATGTACACCACATTTGTGCTACAAACTACACCTGCAAACCCCATCTAAAAGTCACTGGTGTTTCAGTTTTCCATTGGACTGTTTGAGGACTTGTTGTCCATTCCAAAAGCTGAATAATAATTGTGATGGAGAATGGTGCTAGAACTTAAGGCAGCATGGCGCTTGTATGTTTTGGAATGACCAGGACGGGGTAATCGATTGGTTGCAAAGAAATCAAGTTGCTGTCAAGTTGGAAGTCAATGAGAAAATGAAACTTTTTTATGAGTTGTCTCAATTTCTACTTTCAGGTCTTCCGAAGTACAGCATGATGTTTTGTAAACGATGGTCCCATTTAAAGGACAATAGATGACAAAGCATGGTATGGTCACCACCAAGGCGGCCTGTCAACCAGGATAGCCACAGCAATGCACTTTGACCATCTTTTCCTAAATGGTTCACAATGCCAAGTCTAAAAAATGGTAGTCCAATAACCAGATAGTGATGTTCCAGTGGCTGTATACTATTTTAAAGATTGCAACCTCACATCTTTCTGTGCTTAGGGACAACACTCACTACCATAAGCTTTCAACAAGGCACTCCTTaccctctgcttcttcttctgcaacgTCTTCTGCTTCCTGTAGTTGGTCTAGTGGTACTTGTCCTAAATGACAAGGGTGAGAAGATTATTGATTGAAGTATTGGCTTGTTAAACAAAGTGTTATGACTGTATGAAGATTAGCTGCAACTTATCTCTGCTCCACACTCTAAAAGAGAGGTGAATGCCTCAGTTTGAAGGCGGAAATCTCAGACTGCATTCTTGCTAATGTCCAGGAGGGACGACTCCTACAAACAAGTGTTGAATCAaagtaaagcctggtttatactcctGTGTCAACTTGTTCTGGGTAGCCCCTGTACCTACACAAGTAGCCGACGCGCACCTCCTTCGAAATGTAGCTACATATCGAATGGACGTgggccgcaagccctgtgattggtccgctggacggcattgtatttcctgcatttatagCACTTCTGGAGTTGCGTCCATTGGCCACGTATTTCATCTCCTTTGACGtctcctctttattcttcatgtaatcatgtctgtatgataaacagcaacatgtgtcaGCTCTAatttaacataacacgctctgaatcgctgtaaGGAGTAAACAGGAAACATAGCGGGACCTGAAACAGGacccagctatcagagagaccacagtgccctcaagtgtttcggcatAGTACTGCAGAGCAATGcggacacatcaacacacaagtatgtagagcTAACGTCCGCGTCGACCTCTGCTGCGTGGGGTCAATGCAgaggtataaaccaggcttaagtctGTGAGAAAAAGAGCCTCCTTCTTAGTTAAGTATTTCCCTGATGAGTTCATGATCTCAATCTCtcgtttcaagtcttcttcaaagCAACATGTTGATTCTGAAGATTATCGTCTTATTTACAGGAAAGTTAGCCAGGAATGATTTCAGGCGTAGAAACCTCTGATTGTGAAAAAAGTGAAGCAATGGGAATCCAAATTCTTCTCTCAGATCCGACTCTCCTGACTCCAAAACGATGATGGTGACGACAAAATGCCTTAGGCCTTAAATAGTGGACTGTACCCACTtcatatttacagtctatgatccgtGCATACGCAGGGATTCATAAGGTTTCAGATGCACTTTGGACTACTATCAACAAAATACTACCTACAGTTTCCTTCTGGTGGGGCATCTTTTAGATGCATCTGTTTAAAGATTACAAGACCACTCATTGATTGAAAACATTCAACTATGTACGGCAGCCCAGGATCTTTGAAATGATCCCCCCTCTCTTACCTCACCCCCCAACAATATAAGCACAGAAGCATAACACCCAAATATTAAATAATCAAAAGGTCAATCACCGTTTCTTAGGACCAGATTTCTCCCGGCTGGTGGTGTACAGAAATGTGGAGTTAATAACTGattgaataaaatatgataatagGAATGTTTGTGGTGATATTATTCATATTCAGGAGCTCAATGACTTACCCCATATCAACATCAGAACCCCCATAACCAATGCAAAAAGAAACAGCACTGTTACAATGATCCATCCTTGAAGTTTATAATTCGAAATTTTCAGTGACACTACTTCCCCAAAAACTCCTGAAAAAACAAGAGAGGTTAGAGGATGATGAACAGAATCACCTGTCAGTACAGTTTCACTTCACAGACTGTTTCACTTCACAGACTGCTCACTCAAATGTTGTGTAGGAAGATGTTCTGGTCTGTCCTGTTTTTGCTGAGTTTAGTTTCCTTCCTGTTTGGTTGTTTCCTGTATTGATTCGTATTCTTTTACCTCCTGTTTCATGTGTTGTTTCCTTGtattctcctctgtgtgttgGTTATGCGTAATCCTTGTGTCCTCTAgtccaggggttctcaaaccttTTGGAGCCAgagaccccttacaggtgagaaaattgtccaaggaccccctcataattgtaacacagattaaacacattagttatctgtcatgatcaaaagctgagctctgagagacgatgcttttatagtggatcagaagagccggctcacatccagagagagccgtcTCCCTGTTTCCTttccccagctctgctcacagcagaactttgttttgtgtgaggatataggatacaggtgatggaggggaggctgtgtatcgtggcttcatctgttccttcagagagggttagggttagggttcttctcaaagaccgggcaaatactcactgagaggagaaaccggatggcatctgattttactcaatgtcaacctgaggacattaataatgtttgctccagtttggttctgcttctgtttgcttgagttggttctggttctgtttacttgagcttggttctggttcggctctggctcggttctggttcggttctagtttggttctggttctgtttgcttgaattgggttctggttctgttagaatgagtttggttctgggtcggttctggttcggtctaAGTGTGGTTCTGGgtctgtttccttgagtttctttctggttaggttctggttcggttctggttcagtttgtttctgggtctgtttgcttgagtttggttctggttctgtttgcatgagtttggttctggttcggttctggttcggttctggttcggttctagtttggttctggttctgtttgcttgagttcggttctggttcggttctggttcggttctggttcggttctggttcggttcggttctgattcggttcggttctggttcggttctgattcggttcggttctgattcggttcggttctggttccggtcggttctggttcggttctggttctgtttgattgagtttggttctggttcggttctggttcagttctggtacggttctggttccgttctggttcggttctgggtcggttctggttcggttctggttctttttggttctggttctgtttgcatgagttttgttctggttctgtttgcttaagttaagttctggtcctaatcctaacccaaacccaaacccaaaccctaatcctaaccctaatcctaatcctaatcctaacccaaaccctaaccctaaccctaaccctaaccctaatcctaaccctaaccctaaccctaaccctaatcctaaccctaaccctaaccctaaccctaatcctaaccctaaccctaaccctaaccctaatcctaaccctaaccctaatcctaaacataaccctaaccctaaccctaaccctaaccctaatcctaaccctaaccctaaccctaaccctaatcctaaacataaccctaaccctaaccctaatcctaaccctaaccctaaccctaatcctaaacataaccctaaccctaaccctaaccctaatcctaaccctaaccctaatcctaaccctaatcctaaccctaaccctaaccctaaccctaatcataaccctaaccctaaccctaatcctaaacataaccctaaccctaaccctaaccctaaccctaatcctaaccctaaccctaaccctaatcctaaacataaccctaatcctaaccctaaccctaaccctaaccctaatcctaaccctaaccctaaccctaatcctaaacataaccctaaccctaaccctaatcataacccaaaccctaaccctaaccctaaccctaaacataaccctaaccctaaccctaatcataaccctaaccctaaccctaaccctaatcataacccaaaccctaaccctaaccctaatcataaccctaaccctaaccctaaccctaaccctaatcataaccctaaccctaac contains the following coding sequences:
- the LOC117807758 gene encoding LOW QUALITY PROTEIN: dnaJ homolog subfamily A member 4-like (The sequence of the model RefSeq protein was modified relative to this genomic sequence to represent the inferred CDS: inserted 2 bases in 2 codons); the protein is MLAVDEVDEVDEVESPPFGNSSSVQSQNQQLQKGLSGSSERTLSDGKRKYDVFTWFGQSVNIDKGMKAGQKITFHGEGDQEPGLEPGDVIIVLGQEENTVFQRQEDHLLMKMKIKLAEALCXIKKTVLTLDDRALIINSSPGEVIKHGDIKCVQSEGMPVYTESYEKGQLIINFQVDFPEKHWFPEHLMFQLERLLPPRDDVMITDDMXEVELIEVDEQSQQKSYSRESYEEEEESPRGRVQCQTQ